The segment CTTCAGCCTCCTCGTACTTTTCGCCATTACTCTGCATTATCATCCATAAAGGCTTGTACTTAAAACCCCATTAGAGCAAGAGCAGGGCAAGGCTTTCCTCGCTGAGTAGTAGCACTCTGCTACAATCTGAACAGACAACTCTAATTCATCTGACGACTCGCAGAGGAGTGCATCCATCATCCCATTTACTCTGCAATCAATGGGGATCTATGCAGTGAATGAGCCGTGGTATGAAAGCAATGTGTGTTAAGATATAGGGCCAAACTGTAGTACAGTAAGTGCCTACTTTCAGACCTGTGATGTGATAGTTCTTTATACCAGgggaaaaagtacaaaagttgGATAATGTATTCAAAAGATagtctgatttgattttgtttttcagagttGCGTTATTTGATggaacatgacatttaaaataatttagaCTTATTGCTTTTGAAAAATACGGCCACATTTTAATAACTTACTTCAAGCAAAACACTTTAAACCTTTAAAAGAAGCACcttcataacaacaacaataatgaagttttattaatttataaactataaaaatgAGGGAATCTTTTCGTAGTTCACAGTATGAACATGTGAACATTGGCATGTTGTGATTTCAGCTGAGATGGGACTTTTGTTCCGTTTTCTTCTTTGGTTTTGACTTGGCCACTGGTGTTACAATAGTTGGAGTCAGTGAAGGATTCAAGGCTGGATCTAATGCTGGGTTCAGGGCGAGCAGGTCCAATATTGTGCCACTCTGGTCACCTGTAGAAATACAACATAGCAGAGGTCAGGTAATGTTGGAGTGGCACAAGGTTCTCAtcagccgttttcagacatgaactccaggaAAGTGggtttgactttcacatatgaagaacgcagcatgAGATTGTCTAAATCAGactcattcacaacaacaggacatAAGGAATAAATACTGCTGCGGAAAACTCAttattgtttacagcacatcgtcACTACACATAATCGTGCTGTAGTCTCATATGGGCTCGCTCAGACATTTCCCAGGCATTTTACTGGGGGGCCGGCAGGAagagttccagaaaatgtccgaagctgcgttctcacataaatcccctctggaaaatgtctggagatcagtgcatgtctgaaagcagctatactgTTATTCTCTGGGGATACAGTCTCTTACCAGCATTGTCCTTCTCACCACTGGGCTCTGGTTCTGGACTGTGGAGTGAAACCCGCGCCAAGTCTGCCACCTCGTTTATAAAGCTTTCTTCTGCATCCTAATAGAGACAGTAACACAGTGCTGACAAACAATAACGGTGCCAGATTGTACATATATTCATTAATTTAGAAACACAGTAGACCTGAAGCAAACTTACCACTAGCTCTTTTTTTATCCTTTCCATGGTTTCATCTTGGGCCACTTTCTTCTGCCTCAGTTCCTCATATatcatctcctgctgctgatcACTCAGCTCCAACACCCTCCTTTTGTGATGTTCAACCCTAATACACAcaaaagcaaagaagaaaactgaactGTGCTATTATGATGTAAGATGAACTGAGTATTCCAACAGAAAACGACCAGCACTGTGGGGGTTGTTGTACCTCTGTTGAAACTCAGCGGACATGGGTTTTTTGCCCCAGTTCACCAGCTCCCTTTGCAAGGCTCTGTTCAGCTGACTGCTGCTCTCTCGCTGCTCATTCACCTCTGAGGGAAAAGTTTACAACAGTTGAGTTAACGCACAGTATTCATCAATCATGCTCTGTGTTCCAAATCCCTAGCAATGTCCTCTCACCTTGGTCTTTGTTTTGCTTATCCTGCTGTAGTTTTTTGGTAACGTCCTGTAGTTGGGAATAGTAGCTCTGGACCAGTGTGGTGAGAGAATCTTTGGTGACGTATACGCTCTCTGACACAGCCTCTATCAGGTGGTGCTAGTGAGGGAAGAGCAAAGGTTGCCATTTACCTGGAAACTAATCTGAAGCTGTTTTTCgacataaaaatgtattaactcCGCTACAGAAAGGAGATGcttctgtttacagcacattgacactggcgTCGACCCTCATCGacaaaagctctcgaatcttgttgAGCTGGCACAAAATAACACCAGTGAttgtctggagcaactgactcggacatttgcattctcactaCAGCCCCGCAGGATAATTTCAGCAGAATATCCGGAGTTTAGTACATGTAGTACACGCAGcttaagaaacacacaacagaaattTGATACGAACAGGAGTTGGATACCTTCAAGCTACTATCTGTTTTCGGGGAGGCCGGGGACTCTGTGGGCGCCTTCTCCATCATCTGTTGGATGGATTGGCTGAGGGCATTCCCGAGCACCAGCTGCGCATGGCTCTGAAGCAGCTCCATTCCTGTTTCCAGTTCAGAAAGGAACTCCTGCTGGAAGCTGTGGCCCACCAGCTGACTCTCTGGACCCAGATGCCTCTCTGCCAGGCTGGCACTGCTGTTCTGTCATTAGGAAGAGACAAAAGCATTTGAGCCTAGACCAAGTTCCTTCAATCAGTCACATTGCAGAATCCTAAGTGTAGAGGAAGTCTAAAAAGATCAAGAAGAAGTCAAAATATAGTTCTCACTAAACTGAGAGAATCTTTCGTGAATTTTTAGACTCAGTTCTCAGTCAAAACACGGAATTTGCTTGTGTATATTTTTCCCACCTTGTGAGTTGAACTGACGCAGGACAGGCTTTTACTGGGATCCTCCATTAGCGCTGCCCTGAAATCAGTCTGAGAGAGCCCCTTCAGCTTGGACAGCCTCATCTCCTTCAGCATGTGCAGACTGAAGTGCCTGACCACAAAGCACCTCTGCACTGCCACCAACAGGTGCTCGTGTTTCTTCTCTAACAGCATCCCCTCTTCACTGAGGACAGGATCATGTTGCAGTATTTTAAAGCACGTCATAAACATTGATTCAGATATAAACAGATATGCTCACATACTGTAGCTGTATTGGAAATCTGCTATGAGTgcaaaaagttttattttcaccagGTCTTTCACAACTTAAGTAGACCACATACACGTTTGGACAGATGCTCACATCTCACCTGTTGATTGTGTAGCTCTGTCTGGCCACCATGGCTTGGAGAATCTTCATCTGTTGCTCACTCAGATGTTTGAGGCAGGCCTGAGCCAGAGCCATCTCCTCACTCCACCCCTTCAGAAAAACAgtggaaagttttttttaaaaatgaaagaaaagttaaatattGAAAGAATCAAACTGCCAAGCAACGGAGAAGCTCAAATGTAGATCCACGGTGTGTCTACCTGTCTATCTTTATCCAGCTGAGCCCTCAGGTCGTCCAGTTGCAGCTTGATGGTGCactctgcctgctgcagctgtgcaaCCAGCTCCTGCTCCAGGTTCAACCACAGCTTCTCACAGTGCTCAGCAGAGAGTTCAGGCTGAGCAGAGACTGAGGCCAGAAAGATTTCCTTGGCTGGCTCCCCGAGCTTCTTTGACCAAGAGGTACGAAGTTTCTGAAGATACAGGATTTCATTCAAGAGTAGaagacaaatataaacacacgctcacacaattcaacataaaatacagtatttaatgTTTTACCCTCCAAAAGTCACAGAGAGCTTCAGCCACcctgttctcctgctgcagatccagatcagaaATCTGCAGCCTGTGTTTGACCAGCAGCTCCTGGTAAACCTGTAGGACCAGTTACAGTTCACATTTAGATACCAGTGGATTTACACGGGCTTACGAGAAGAGAAGAgcctaaaaatacaaaaaagacaaTTATAAACAAGACAGATTTAAATGAGGCTATTTGTTGTGACCTTGGTGAGCTGCTGTAGGTCACTGTGAGAATGTGTCTGTTCCAGGATGCGAGTCTTTTCCTTCATCTGGCTCCTCTGAAGCTTCTTCCGCTTGGACTCCATTTTGCTGCACTTGTCATTCACCAGCTCCTTCGTCTTCAGCGAGCACTCTGGAACAATAAAGCTGAACCTTTAGAGTATTGTTTCAATGAGGATTTTTCTTCGTCAGAAAATGTGATATGAATGACAGTGTGTTGTTATACCAACTCTTTTCagaaagtttttatttgttttatttttgatgttgtaaattgttaagtaattaaattaaattacttttactGTGCTTGGACACAacatatacactaccgttcaaaagtttggggtcacttagaaatttccttatttttcaaagaaaagcactgtttttttcaatgaaaataacattaaattaatcagaaatacactctatacattgttaatgtggtaaatgactattctaggtggaaacgtctggtttttaatgaaatatctacataggtgtatagaggcccatttccagcaactatcactccagtgttctaatggtacattgtgtttgctaatcgccttagaagactaatggatgattagaaaacccttgaaaacccttgtgcaattatgttagcacagctgaaaactgttttgctggtgagagaagctataaaacttccttcctttgagctagttgagtatctggagcatcacatttgtgggttcgattatactctcaaaatggccagaaaaagagaactttcatgtgaaactcgccagtctattcttgttcttagaaatgaaggctattccatgcgagaaattgtgaagaaactgaaaatttcctacaacggtgtgtactact is part of the Hippoglossus hippoglossus isolate fHipHip1 chromosome 5, fHipHip1.pri, whole genome shotgun sequence genome and harbors:
- the LOC117761920 gene encoding ellis-van Creveld syndrome protein; translated protein: MTGQGVMMADCGVDVTVVFSESLFVYTDLLSVASVCGALCGVVAAALLYVFCLKPLLLTRQGYNARRLLEPDDNNHSDCVSRKEAPPATTKEKEKKQLPPVNSDVAAFASRAKVVYPINQKYRPLADGASNPSLHEHTKLSAMPNEESSSTDGESLSQEQDNDDSSQFISSSMVPKSLQNQSFTRVSHYPHTLTQTGFEGRISLHCLALQDIQQLCCHLQEEKYLIFLQMVKKIFICRFPRNKNDADFCKNILQTQEKELNELKKQSSAGHSASEKNDDAPCTLEEIERAQKDLLESGLQMSKGFSKQVEDLCQTLLMKTSVFSRDEAQDVILSLIQTLLLVENHLVNTQEAELRRIHQKLLWWEELTALLQSQPALLMREASLRQSLIATALEQLTSDDILTFNHMEKILSEVQTALMKGLQQCTEECSLKTKELVNDKCSKMESKRKKLQRSQMKEKTRILEQTHSHSDLQQLTKVYQELLVKHRLQISDLDLQQENRVAEALCDFWRKLRTSWSKKLGEPAKEIFLASVSAQPELSAEHCEKLWLNLEQELVAQLQQAECTIKLQLDDLRAQLDKDRQGWSEEMALAQACLKHLSEQQMKILQAMVARQSYTINSEEGMLLEKKHEHLLVAVQRCFVVRHFSLHMLKEMRLSKLKGLSQTDFRAALMEDPSKSLSCVSSTHKNSSASLAERHLGPESQLVGHSFQQEFLSELETGMELLQSHAQLVLGNALSQSIQQMMEKAPTESPASPKTDSSLKHHLIEAVSESVYVTKDSLTTLVQSYYSQLQDVTKKLQQDKQNKDQEVNEQRESSSQLNRALQRELVNWGKKPMSAEFQQRVEHHKRRVLELSDQQQEMIYEELRQKKVAQDETMERIKKELVDAEESFINEVADLARVSLHSPEPEPSGEKDNAGDQSGTILDLLALNPALDPALNPSLTPTIVTPVAKSKPKKKTEQKSHLS